In Amycolatopsis methanolica 239, a single genomic region encodes these proteins:
- a CDS encoding NUDIX hydrolase, giving the protein MDKDRWIVHGERPVYETEWVKVGLADISQPSGERFEHHTVWFPPVAMAIVFNDTADHVLMAWRHRFAPNIWSWEVPGGIIDGDESPEETVVREIEEETGYRPRSIEPLITFEPAVGMLRNPNHLFVVRGVEQVADPTEQNEGTFQWMPFRDVPDLIRAGQVGNSGALIGLLHVLALGGK; this is encoded by the coding sequence ATGGACAAGGACCGATGGATCGTCCACGGCGAGCGTCCCGTCTACGAGACCGAGTGGGTCAAAGTCGGCTTAGCCGACATCTCGCAGCCATCGGGCGAGCGCTTCGAGCATCACACCGTGTGGTTTCCGCCCGTCGCCATGGCGATCGTCTTCAACGACACTGCGGATCACGTTCTCATGGCTTGGCGACACAGGTTCGCACCAAACATCTGGAGCTGGGAAGTACCCGGCGGCATCATCGACGGCGACGAGTCCCCTGAGGAGACCGTCGTCCGCGAGATCGAGGAAGAGACCGGCTACCGGCCGCGCTCGATCGAGCCGCTGATCACGTTCGAGCCCGCGGTGGGCATGCTGCGCAACCCGAACCACCTCTTTGTCGTCCGAGGCGTCGAGCAAGTCGCCGACCCGACCGAGCAGAACGAAGGCACCTTCCAGTGGATGCCCTTCCGCGACGTTCCCGACCTCATCCGAGCAGGCCAGGTCGGGAACTCAGGCGCTCTGATCGGGCTGCTGCACGTTCTCGCGCTAGGCGGCAAGTAG
- a CDS encoding LLM class flavin-dependent oxidoreductase: MKSGIRPGRVRGASPMTGQIRPLRFGVVAPITTDMPTWRDQLRGLADSGLSTVLMPDVPQWQPAPGPALAVAATITDLRVGTWVYASPVRPAWITAWEAHSLSVLTDGRFEMGIGTGRPGIADQLRELGLPLTPESQRWSQVRDVVTALRDLDGPDLHTPVAMAVRGPKAQALAAELADTVTFVMPQIETRAATTQRVQDFDNRRGAELALHVPVVGDSVAAFMAAPDTDPAAVRAADSLAFLPSDPAAAAEEIQRRREEIGFSYFVFGADAAGALAPVVAELAGR, translated from the coding sequence GTGAAGTCCGGCATCAGGCCGGGCCGCGTGAGAGGGGCTTCACCAATGACAGGTCAGATCAGGCCGTTGCGGTTCGGCGTCGTCGCACCGATCACCACAGACATGCCGACTTGGCGTGATCAGTTACGCGGGCTGGCCGACAGTGGTCTCTCGACGGTCCTGATGCCCGACGTGCCGCAGTGGCAGCCCGCACCGGGCCCGGCGCTCGCCGTGGCGGCAACGATCACCGACCTGCGCGTGGGAACCTGGGTGTACGCATCTCCGGTTCGACCTGCGTGGATCACCGCGTGGGAGGCGCACTCGCTGTCCGTGCTCACCGATGGGCGTTTCGAAATGGGCATCGGCACCGGCCGTCCCGGAATCGCCGACCAACTCCGTGAGCTGGGTCTGCCGCTAACTCCGGAGAGCCAACGGTGGAGCCAAGTGCGTGACGTGGTCACCGCCCTGCGTGACCTCGACGGTCCGGACCTGCACACGCCGGTGGCCATGGCCGTGCGCGGCCCGAAGGCACAAGCGCTGGCAGCTGAACTCGCCGACACGGTGACCTTCGTGATGCCGCAGATCGAGACGCGGGCAGCGACGACGCAACGGGTACAAGACTTCGACAACCGTCGCGGTGCGGAACTGGCCTTGCACGTCCCCGTGGTCGGCGACTCGGTCGCTGCGTTCATGGCCGCACCCGACACCGACCCCGCCGCCGTCCGGGCCGCGGACTCGCTCGCGTTCCTGCCCAGCGATCCCGCTGCCGCGGCCGAAGAAATCCAACGGCGACGCGAGGAGATCGGCTTCTCCTACTTCGTGTTCGGCGCCGACGCCGCCGGTGCCCTCGCGCCGGTCGTCGCCGAGCTGGCGGGACGGTAG
- a CDS encoding PP2C family protein-serine/threonine phosphatase has product MSDVRSGLAAVLAAAERASPVRSVDVVAAYLAERFAAADTSFLLVDLVGRELVRLDGTALHGADADRVDLAGSVYERVLHSQEPFHDQGRVIVPVTHRGDAIGLLETTVPGPDVLRQVGEMAHALAYLIVTDRRFTDLYEWGERTTHVSLAAEIQHQLLPPAPSCEAPEFTLACALVPADDVGGDTYDYALDHGTLNLSITDAVGHDVQSGLVATLLMGALRGARRANRPLADQAAEADRAVLHHAKIPYATGQLFRIELAGGRTEAVNAGHPLPLLLRGGHVREVPLHRDTPFGTGLQDKPHEVQVVDLRPGDRLFLLTDGMLEREAASVDLRGLARETAGLHPRAVAQALTRAVVDAADGHPKDDACVICLDWEG; this is encoded by the coding sequence ATGTCCGATGTCCGGTCCGGCCTTGCGGCGGTGCTCGCCGCCGCCGAGCGGGCCTCTCCGGTCCGCTCGGTCGACGTGGTCGCCGCCTACCTGGCCGAGCGCTTCGCCGCGGCGGACACCTCGTTCCTGCTCGTCGACCTCGTGGGCCGTGAGTTGGTGCGCCTCGACGGAACGGCACTGCACGGCGCGGACGCCGACCGCGTCGACCTGGCCGGCAGCGTCTACGAGCGCGTCCTGCACAGCCAGGAGCCGTTCCACGACCAGGGGCGCGTCATCGTGCCCGTCACGCACCGCGGCGACGCCATCGGCCTGCTCGAAACGACCGTGCCTGGCCCCGACGTGCTGCGGCAGGTGGGCGAGATGGCCCACGCCCTCGCCTACCTGATCGTCACCGACCGGCGCTTCACCGATCTCTACGAGTGGGGCGAGCGCACCACCCACGTGAGCCTCGCGGCCGAGATCCAGCACCAGCTGCTGCCGCCCGCCCCGTCCTGCGAGGCCCCGGAGTTCACGCTCGCCTGCGCGCTCGTGCCCGCCGACGACGTGGGCGGCGACACCTACGACTACGCCCTCGACCACGGCACGCTGAACCTGTCGATCACCGACGCGGTCGGTCACGACGTCCAATCCGGCCTGGTCGCGACCCTGCTGATGGGGGCGCTGCGCGGCGCCCGCCGGGCCAACCGGCCCCTCGCCGACCAGGCGGCGGAGGCGGACCGGGCCGTGCTGCACCACGCGAAGATCCCGTACGCGACCGGTCAGCTGTTCCGTATCGAACTGGCCGGCGGCCGCACCGAGGCCGTCAACGCCGGGCACCCGCTCCCACTGCTCCTGCGCGGCGGCCACGTCCGCGAGGTGCCGTTGCACCGCGACACCCCGTTCGGCACCGGCCTGCAGGACAAGCCGCACGAGGTCCAGGTCGTCGACCTGCGCCCGGGCGACCGGCTGTTCCTCCTGACCGACGGGATGCTGGAGCGGGAGGCGGCATCGGTGGACCTGCGAGGGCTGGCGCGGGAGACCGCCGGGCTGCACCCGCGTGCCGTGGCGCAGGCGCTGACCAGGGCCGTTGTCGACGCCGCCGACGGGCACCCCAAGGACGACGCCTGCGTGATCTGCCTCGACTGGGAGGGGTGA
- a CDS encoding YceI family protein: MFSRLRRRDGRQGEPVTFAAGAGLVSARLRDETGNPLAGAEMVLRHRRSPRVFRAVSDDYGLAVVTAATGTYQVTITAGGYRELTHTVDVASGDHTSLGDLELHPDASVRLPGAGRWVIDPDHTSIRFVARHIGLSRVHGRFTRFHGSITVGERIENSSIEVVIDAASIDTAAEKRDEHLRSPDFLDVERFPKIHFFSDRAQRVAGDRWQIDGTLNLRGASRGVRLDASYLGLRSWNGERLGAVAKAELHREDFTINWQQTLAKGLVVVGSTVELRFDVQAVRGA; this comes from the coding sequence ATGTTCAGCCGCCTGCGTCGACGTGACGGCCGACAGGGGGAGCCCGTCACGTTCGCGGCCGGCGCCGGCCTGGTGAGCGCCCGGCTGCGGGACGAGACGGGCAACCCGCTGGCCGGGGCCGAGATGGTCCTCCGGCACAGGCGGAGCCCGCGGGTCTTCCGCGCGGTGTCCGACGACTACGGGCTGGCGGTCGTCACCGCGGCCACCGGCACCTACCAAGTGACGATCACCGCGGGCGGTTACCGCGAACTCACCCACACCGTCGACGTCGCCAGCGGCGACCACACTTCGCTGGGTGACCTCGAGCTGCACCCCGACGCGAGCGTCCGCCTGCCGGGGGCGGGCCGCTGGGTGATCGACCCGGACCACACGTCGATCCGCTTCGTCGCGCGGCACATCGGCCTGTCCCGCGTCCACGGCCGGTTCACGCGCTTCCACGGCAGCATCACCGTCGGCGAGCGGATCGAGAACTCGTCGATCGAGGTCGTCATCGACGCGGCCAGCATCGACACCGCCGCGGAGAAGCGGGACGAGCACCTGCGCTCGCCCGACTTCCTCGACGTCGAACGCTTCCCGAAGATCCACTTCTTCAGCGACCGGGCCCAGCGCGTGGCCGGGGACCGCTGGCAGATCGACGGCACACTTAACCTGCGCGGCGCGAGCCGCGGCGTGCGGCTGGACGCGAGCTACCTCGGCCTGCGGTCGTGGAACGGCGAGCGGCTCGGCGCGGTCGCGAAGGCCGAGCTGCACCGCGAGGACTTCACGATCAACTGGCAGCAGACGCTCGCGAAGGGCCTGGTGGTGGTCGGTTCGACGGTCGAGCTCCGCTTCGACGTTCAGGCCGTCCGCGGCGCCTAG
- a CDS encoding CsbD family protein: MTDKEDRQEGIKGAVEGLKGKVKETAGTFLGNDSAQREGRAQQEKADAQQRVAEKEAEADRAREEAAPGEARQRREQ, from the coding sequence ATGACCGACAAGGAAGACCGTCAGGAAGGCATCAAGGGCGCGGTCGAGGGCCTGAAGGGCAAGGTCAAGGAGACCGCCGGCACGTTCCTGGGGAACGACTCGGCCCAGCGGGAAGGCCGCGCGCAGCAGGAGAAGGCGGACGCACAGCAGCGCGTCGCCGAGAAGGAAGCCGAAGCCGACCGGGCGCGGGAGGAAGCGGCACCGGGTGAGGCGCGGCAGCGCCGCGAGCAGTAA